The Thermovirga sp. DNA segment AATCTCCGGGTAGGAGGATTAACACGAAGCAAGGAAGCCGTCGACAGCGATATTGACCGATGGTATGAACGTATCCCCTGGCTTGTCAACCGCCGAGGTCAAGCCGCCGGCAGCCTCTCCGGGGGGGAACAGCAGATGCTGGCCGTCGCACGGGCCTTTATGTCCAATCCCAAGTATGTGCTGTTAGACGAGCCGAGTTTGGGGTTAGCGCCAAAGATCATCGAACAGATTTACGACACCTTGCGAGAAATCCAGCAGGAGTTAAAGATTGGCATGCTCATCGTTGAACAATTTGCTGATTTCGCATTGGAGATTGCCTCGGCCGGCTTCGTGATGGAATCGGGAGTAATAGTGGCCCATGGATCGGCGAAGGAACTGGCCCATAGCGATTCGATTCGTCAAGCTTATTTAGGTGCATAGGTAAGGAGGCGTCTATATCC contains these protein-coding regions:
- a CDS encoding ABC transporter ATP-binding protein — protein: EVVVVLGVNGAGKTTLLRAITGLMSKIQGTVDVDGVQVQGLSPADILRHGVAHVPQGRGTFASLSVEENLRVGGLTRSKEAVDSDIDRWYERIPWLVNRRGQAAGSLSGGEQQMLAVARAFMSNPKYVLLDEPSLGLAPKIIEQIYDTLREIQQELKIGMLIVEQFADFALEIASAGFVMESGVIVAHGSAKELAHSDSIRQAYLGA